The Geothrix sp. genome has a window encoding:
- a CDS encoding potassium-transporting ATPase subunit F, with the protein MTPALFIAALLALGLLAYLAFALLSPESFQ; encoded by the coding sequence ATGACACCTGCTTTGTTCATCGCCGCCCTGCTGGCATTGGGCCTGCTCGCCTACCTCGCCTTCGCCCTTCTCAGCCCGGAG